In bacterium, a genomic segment contains:
- a CDS encoding very short patch repair endonuclease: MEKVGGGGTDNLSHEQRKFTMQMVHDRDTKPELAVRRFVFKMGYRYRLHDINLPGKPDLVFARKRKVLFVHGC, from the coding sequence ATGGAAAAAGTGGGAGGTGGCGGGACAGATAATCTTAGTCATGAGCAGAGAAAATTTACAATGCAGATGGTTCATGACCGTGACACAAAACCGGAATTGGCAGTAAGGCGTTTTGTCTTTAAAATGGGATACAGATATAGATTACATGATATTAATTTGCCAGGAAAGCCGGATTTGGTATTCGCTAGAAAAAGGAAAGTGCTCTTTGTTCATGGATGC